A window from Telopea speciosissima isolate NSW1024214 ecotype Mountain lineage chromosome 8, Tspe_v1, whole genome shotgun sequence encodes these proteins:
- the LOC122672177 gene encoding uncharacterized protein LOC122672177, which produces MTNGDLFPDEDLACIEEEECKDCWQLYFDGAANQRGYGAKILLITLEDLYLPSTFRLEFLCTNNIIEYEACVIGLEAAMALEIKKLKVYRDSSIVICQTQGKWKTKDEKLKSYQEYLEGIAKNFEEITFEYVPRVNNKFIDALVILASMVECSSDTRIRPFLVDQRCELAYEESVNVLTTDGKIWFAPIIDFIRERRYLEHFTVGEKKQLRKYATQFMLQGDLLYKRFYNGIQLLCVNEAQAQTI; this is translated from the coding sequence ATGACCAATGGAGATCTTTTCCCAGATGAAGACTTAGCGtgcatagaagaagaagaatgcaaagATTGCTGGCAGTTGTATTTTGATGGCGCAGCCAATCAAAGGGGATACGGAGCCAAAATATTATTGATAACCCTAGAAGATCTTTACCTCCCTTCTACTTTCCGATTAGAATTCCTATGTACCAACAACATCATAGAGTATGAAGCATGTGTGATTGGCCTGGAGGCTGCCATGGCATTGgaaatcaagaagttgaaagttTATAGGGATTCATCAATTGTAAtctgtcaaactcaagggaaatggaaaacGAAAGATGAAAAGCTGAAATCCTATCAAGAATACTTGGAAGGGATAGCcaagaattttgaagaaatcaCATTCGAATATGTGCCAAGAGTCAACAACAAATTTATAGACGCTTTGGTCATCCTCGCCTCAATGGTTGAATGTAGCTCAGATACCCGAATCCGACCATTTCTGGTAGACCAAAGATGTGAGCTAGCGTATGAAGAATCAGTGAATGTCTTGACAACCGATGGAAAAATATGGTTCGCACCCATAATTGACTTCATCAGAGAAAGGAGGTATCTTGAACATTTCACAGTGGGAGAAAAGAAGCAGCTACGAAAGTATGCCACGCAATTCATGCTCCAAGGAGACTTATTGTACAAAAGATTTTACAATGGCATACAACTACTCTgtgtaaatgaggcacaagctCAAACGATATGA
- the LOC122672178 gene encoding umecyanin-like: protein MASCMGCMLGCLFIVAALLQGAAAQTTHEVGELIVGGYYVWKVPSANFSYATWSANQTFTVGDKLQFNFATNDHDVAVVSKAAYESCIKTDYYSIYNKTSTITIESAGEHYYICTIDQHCENNQKVAIMVSGSSILSYSPALTLLLLLGAASLFFFF, encoded by the exons ATGGCTTCTTGCATGGGTTGTATGCTTGGATGCTTGTTTATCGTAGCAGCTCTGCTTCAGGGAGCGGCGGCACAGACAACACATGAGGTTGGAGAGCTCATCGTTGGAGGCTATTATGTATGGAAAGTtccttctgcaaacttctcaTATGCTACATGGTCTGCCAACCAAACCTTCACTGTCGGCGATAAGCTAC AGTTCAATTTCGCAACTAATGACCACGACGTGGCTGTGGTCTCAAAGGCTGCTTATGAATCCTGCATCAAGACGGACTACTATAGCATTTACAATAAAACAAGTACCATCACCATCGAAAGCGCCGGAGAACATTACTACATCTGCACCATTGACCAACATTGTGAAAACAATCAGAAGGTGGCAATTATGGTTTCTGGTTCTTCCATCTTGTCTTATTCACCAGCTTTGACTCTTCTCTTACTGTTGGGCGcagcttctctcttcttcttcttctga